In the genome of Salinispirillum sp. LH 10-3-1, one region contains:
- a CDS encoding 2-oxo acid dehydrogenase subunit E2, which translates to MKIDFILPDIGEGIVECELVEWHVAEGEHIQEDQPVADVMTDKALVEITAMHTGTVSKLYCQKGDIAKVHEPLFEIEIASDNSAAGTTDQPAPTAAAPTPQTTQSNEPSQNSAPSLLRGHKTLASPAVRRIAREHNLDLAQVQGSGKDGRVLKEDLLPVVNGSTDASPHPKQPASTVSWQPSATDRTEPIKGIKAAMAKQMMDSASTIPHFTYVDEIDVTELDALRARLKESFAADGIKLSMMPFIMKAMALAIQHYPVLNSRVNSDCTELTYLADINIGMAADTPMGLLVPNVKGVQNLTLKDVAREVNRLTDAARAGRVAPGDMKSGTISISNIGALGGTVATPIINKPEVAIVALGRVQSLPRFAADGSVTARKIMQVSWSGDHRVIDGGTIARFCNQWKVYLEEPASMMADLR; encoded by the coding sequence ATGAAAATTGATTTTATTCTGCCCGACATCGGCGAAGGCATCGTGGAATGCGAGTTGGTGGAATGGCATGTGGCCGAAGGCGAACACATTCAGGAAGACCAGCCTGTTGCCGACGTGATGACCGACAAGGCGTTGGTGGAAATCACCGCCATGCACACCGGCACCGTCAGCAAGCTTTATTGCCAGAAAGGCGACATTGCCAAGGTACACGAGCCGCTGTTTGAAATTGAGATTGCCAGTGATAACAGCGCGGCAGGCACAACCGACCAACCAGCGCCGACCGCAGCCGCACCGACACCGCAAACGACTCAGTCTAATGAACCGAGCCAGAACTCCGCGCCATCACTGCTGCGCGGCCATAAAACCCTCGCCAGCCCGGCGGTGCGCCGCATTGCCCGTGAGCACAACTTGGATTTGGCTCAGGTGCAGGGCTCTGGTAAAGACGGTCGAGTGCTGAAAGAAGACCTCTTGCCTGTGGTGAATGGGTCGACGGACGCATCGCCGCATCCTAAACAGCCTGCTTCAACCGTTAGTTGGCAACCGTCGGCCACCGACCGCACCGAGCCTATTAAGGGCATCAAAGCGGCCATGGCCAAGCAGATGATGGATTCAGCCTCGACCATTCCGCACTTCACCTATGTGGATGAAATCGACGTGACCGAGCTGGACGCCCTGCGCGCGCGCCTAAAAGAGTCGTTCGCTGCGGATGGCATCAAGTTGAGTATGATGCCATTCATCATGAAAGCCATGGCGCTGGCGATTCAGCACTACCCGGTTTTGAACAGCCGAGTGAATAGCGATTGTACGGAGCTGACGTACTTGGCCGACATCAATATCGGTATGGCGGCAGACACCCCAATGGGCCTTCTGGTGCCCAATGTGAAAGGCGTACAAAACCTGACATTGAAGGACGTCGCACGTGAGGTGAATCGCCTAACCGACGCCGCCCGCGCGGGCCGCGTGGCACCCGGCGATATGAAGTCGGGCACCATCAGTATCTCCAACATCGGTGCCTTGGGTGGCACGGTGGCCACGCCGATCATCAACAAACCCGAAGTGGCCATTGTGGCGTTAGGGCGAGTGCAGTCGTTGCCGCGTTTCGCCGCCGATGGTTCAGTGACGGCGCGCAAGATCATGCAAGTCAGTTGGTCCGGCGACCACCGCGTGATTGATGGCGGTACCATTGCGCGTTTTTGCAACCAGTGGAAAGTGTATTTGGAAGAGCCCGCGAGTATGATGGCGGATTTGCGGTAG
- a CDS encoding alpha-ketoacid dehydrogenase subunit beta — translation MSKMNLLQAINNALDTAMSADEKAVCFGEDVGHFGGVFRATSHLQEKHGRARCFNTPLTEQGIIGFANGLASQGMTAIAEIQFADYIFPAFDQIVNETAKFRYRSGNEFNVGSLTIRTPYGGGINGGHYHSQSPEAYFTHTPGLKVVVPRNPEQAKGLLLASIRDDNPVLFFEPKKLYRASVGEVPDTDYELPLGKAEVVREGTDITLLAWGAQMEAIEKAADMAANDGVSCEIIDLRTLLPWDRDTVAESVRKTGRLLINHEAPRTSGFGAEIAASIQESCFLYLESPIVRVTGMDTPFPLALEKEYMPDHLKTYEAIKASLAY, via the coding sequence ATGAGTAAGATGAATCTATTGCAGGCGATCAATAACGCCCTCGATACCGCGATGAGTGCAGACGAAAAAGCCGTGTGTTTTGGCGAAGACGTGGGCCACTTTGGTGGGGTTTTTCGCGCCACCAGCCACCTGCAGGAAAAACACGGGCGGGCGCGCTGTTTCAATACTCCGCTGACCGAGCAAGGCATTATTGGTTTCGCTAATGGTTTGGCATCACAAGGTATGACAGCGATTGCCGAGATCCAATTCGCGGATTACATCTTCCCCGCTTTTGACCAGATCGTGAATGAGACCGCGAAGTTCCGTTACCGCTCCGGTAACGAATTCAATGTCGGCAGTTTGACCATTCGCACGCCTTACGGCGGTGGTATCAATGGCGGTCACTACCATTCGCAGTCGCCTGAAGCCTATTTCACGCACACGCCCGGCTTGAAAGTGGTGGTGCCGCGTAACCCCGAGCAAGCTAAGGGCCTGCTGTTGGCGTCGATTCGTGATGACAACCCGGTGTTGTTTTTCGAGCCGAAAAAGCTCTATCGCGCTTCGGTAGGGGAAGTGCCCGACACCGACTATGAGCTACCTCTCGGCAAGGCAGAAGTTGTGCGCGAAGGCACCGACATTACTCTGCTGGCATGGGGCGCGCAGATGGAAGCCATTGAGAAAGCGGCCGACATGGCAGCAAACGATGGTGTGTCTTGCGAGATCATCGACCTGCGTACCCTGCTGCCATGGGATCGTGACACCGTGGCCGAATCCGTAAGGAAAACCGGCCGCTTGTTGATCAACCATGAAGCGCCGCGTACCAGCGGATTTGGCGCGGAAATCGCGGCGTCCATTCAAGAGAGCTGCTTCCTCTATTTGGAGTCGCCCATAGTGCGCGTAACCGGCATGGATACTCCCTTCCCGCTCGCGCTGGAAAAAGAGTACATGCCCGATCACCTGAAGACGTATGAGGCCATTAAGGCCAGTCTCGCTTATTGA